The Strix uralensis isolate ZFMK-TIS-50842 chromosome 16, bStrUra1, whole genome shotgun sequence genome has a window encoding:
- the LOC141950803 gene encoding noggin-2-like, whose amino-acid sequence MTAIRALLLCSCLGLLRPGGGQPFLRLRPSPSDNLPVKDIVEHPDPEYDPKEQDLDERTLRKKLGSHFDPGFMAVAVPGPANASGAEAAAGRGRAALPAELRRLELGPPQGPRLKVGKKARRKVLQWLWAYTYCPVLYTWKDLGVRFWPRYIKEGNCFAEKSCSLPEGMFCKPVKSVTKTFLRWHCQGWSSQKYCTWIPVQYPLISECKCSC is encoded by the coding sequence ATGACGGCGATCCGGGcgctcctgctctgctcctgcctggggctgctgcgCCCGGGGGGCGGGCAGCCCTTCCTGCGGCTGCGACCCTCGCCCAGCGACAACCTGCCCGTCAAAGACATCGTGGAGCACCCGGATCCCGAGTACGACCCCAAGGAGCAGGACCTGGACGAGAGGACTCTGCGGAAGAAGCTGGGCAGCCATTTCGACCCCGGTTTCATGGCCGTGGCCGTGCCGGGGCCGGCCAACGCCTCGGgcgccgaggcggcggcggggcgggggcgggcggcgctgcccgccgaGCTGCGGCGCCTGGAGCTGGGTCCGCCCCAGGGACCGCGCCTCAAGGTGGGCAAGAAGGCGCGGCGGAAGGTGCTGCAGTGGCTCTGGGCGTACACCTACTGCCCCGTGCTCTACACCTGGAAGGACCTGGGCGTCCGCTTCTGGCCCCGCTACATCAAGGAGGGCAACTGCTTCGCCGAGAAGTCCTGCTCGCTGCCCGAGGGCATGTTCTGCAAGCCCGTCAAGTCGGTCACCAAGACCTTCCTGCGCTGGCACTGCCAGGGCTGGTCCAGCCAGAAGTACTGCACCTGGATCCCCGTGCAGTACCCGCTCATCTCCGAGTGCAAGTGCTCCTGCTAG